DNA from Candidatus Binatia bacterium:
GCGCTCGGCTGCCGTCGGCACCGCCGCCTGACAAAACCCGAACCCCCACTGCCCGGTGTTGGCCACTCGTTTGGTAGGCCGCTTAATCCCTCGCATCCTGCCCCTCCACCCAACGGCTCCCTTATACTCCATCAGCGATACGCAGGTCAGCTTGCAGTCCGAGAAAATCGACAGTCCCTTCGTAAGGGAGTGTCGATTTTCGCCGAATGGAGGGGCGCAGCATGCTGCGCCGCTACGGAAGCACGCGGAAAATTCGGTATACGAAACCAGCGGCCGGTCATTTATCGACAGTCCCGTAAGGAGGGGGTTCAATGGCCCAACCGATCCGCGCGTCAGCGCGGATCGGAATCTCAGCACGAGCGGTTAGGAATTCAATTTCAAACAAAACTTCCGCTCACCCTGAGCTTGTCGAAGGGTCTGTCTCCCGTTCATCGACAGTCCCTTACTCAGGGATGAACATCTCCAGGATTTGCTCTTTCGGCCGCGCCACTGGGCTCAACTGCTGCCGCCGCTCGTGGGCCAGGCTTTCGTATGTCGGGCCCGGATTGGGGTTGCGGTAGAACACTCCGGTGTAGAGCTCCTTCCCGTAGTCCTGTGCCAGTCCCATTGCCCGCAGGCGGTCCGCGGGGTCGTGCCCCATTGCCTCCAGCTTTTTCATGACCTTCTTGTGAACCTTGAGCTGGGCCTCCGGCTCACCGTAGGTGACACAGGGGGACTGGACATTGATGAAGGCGAACCCGGGGAACCGGATACCCTCCTCGATCATCGTAGCCAAGCCAGGCATGTCCGCCGGCGTTCCCTGCGCGACAAATCCCGCCCCGTAGGCCAGCACGTAGAGGAGCGGATTGACCGGCTCTTCCATACTCCCATACGTCGAGGTGACCGTCTTGAGGCCGCGCCGCGAGGTGGGTGAGAGCTGACCCTTGGTGAGACCGTAAATCTGGTTGTCCATCACGATGTAAGTGAGGTCCATGTTGCGGCGGATGGAATGGGGGACGTGGCCCCCACCGATGGAGAAGCCGTCACCGTCGCCGCCCGCGACCAGCACCAAGAGCTCTGGATTCGCCAGCTTGATCCCTTGAGCGATAGGCAGGGCGCGCCCGTGGACGGTATTGAAGCCGTACGCCGTGGTGTACCCGGGAATTCTGCTGGAACAGCCGATCCCCGAAACGAAGGCGATCTCATGTGGAGGCCGACCGATGTTAGTCAGGGCGCGATACATGGCGCTCAACACACCAAAGTCGCCACATCCAGGGCACCAGATGGGCGTGAGGTCGCTCTTGTAATCGTTCGGGGTGAATTGATGAACCTCTTCAACCGGTCGTGCGGTAGCGGTACTCGTCATGGCACAAGCCTCTCTCGTTGTCGGATCTACTGGCGCGCGTTCATTCTTGGGGTTGCGACTCGGGGACCTGCATGCGTTGAAGCTTCAGGGCCATCTTGCGCAGCCGTTCCAGGATCTCGTCCGCAATGATCGGGTTCGCCCCGCTCTTGGCGAACGATTTCACTCCGCTGGGGACGTCGACGTACATGCGGATGATCTTGTGCAGCTGTCCCTGCTGTGACTGCTCGACGATCAGCCCGGCTTTCACGGTCGCGAAAAAGTCCTGGTAGATCTCCTCCGCCACCGGGTACACGAGCTTCGGCACCAGCAGCCGGACCTGTAAGCCCTCCGCCCGCGCCAGCCGCAGGGCCTCAATGGCCACACCGGCGATGCTGCCCCAGCTGATCAGGCCGAGCGGCGCATCGGCATCGCCATCGAGGATGAACAGGTCGTACCGAGTTTTGAGCGGATTGAGCTTCTTCAAACGCTTGTCGTTCATCCGCGCATGGACTTCGCCGCTGGCAGTGGGCGCGCCGCGCTCGTTATGCTCGATACCCGATGCCAGATAGTTTCCCCCCGCCATCCCGGGACGGCTGATCGGGCTGATGCCCGACTCGGTGAAGCGGAAGCGGACATAATCCTTGAGCTCCGCGGGCGTCGGTCGCCGGCGGTCGACGCGCTGGAAACCGCTGGTGTCGATCAGGTTCACGGTTTCCTTGCGCTGACCGATCTCCTGGTCGGACAGCACGATCACCGGCGTCTGATACTGCTCGGCGATGTTGAACGCCTCCACGGTTATGCGGAACATGTCGCCGACGCTGACCGGCGCCAGTACCGGGCGGATGACGTCGCCGTGGGCGGAGAAGACGGCCTGGAAGAGATCGGACTGCTCGCTCTTCGTCGGCAGGCCTGTCGATGGCCCGCCACGCTGCACGTTCACGCAGACCAGCGGCAGCTCGGCAATGCTCGCCAGCCCGAGCATTTCCGTCTTGAGCGACATGCCCGGTCCCGATGTCGCCGTCATCGCCTTCTTGCCGGCAAAGGACGCCCCCACGGCCGCCCCAACTCCGGCGATCTCATCCTCCGCCTGCATCACCGTGCCACCGTACTTCCAGATCTCGCGGTTGAGGAACTGCATGATCTCGGTGGACGGCGTGATCGGGTAGCCTCCAAAGAACTCGCAGCCGGCATAGATGGCGGCGGCGGCACAAATGTCGTTGCCGTCGGTGAGCATCTGCGCCCGGCCGTTTTGGGGAGGCGCCATGGACTGCGGGTTCTGCAACGGATGGGCTTCGGCGTAGGTGATGCCGGCGGCAAACGCCCGCTCATTGGCCTCCACCAGTTCCGCGCTCTTCTTTCCGAACTTCTTCCGCATGCCGGCGAGGATTGACTCCCGGGCTATCCCAAACCAACCGGCCAGAAGGCCCAGAACCACCGTGTTCTTCGCCTTGTCCGTCCCAGCGGTTTGCTTCGCAATGTCGCCGATCGGTACGGCAATCACTTCCGCGGGTTTGACACCAATCAGCGGGATGTCCTCGGGTGCGACTCCCGTCTTGCTTTCGTAGATGACGACCGTGCGGCCGCCGACCGGGAGTTCGCCGCCGAACTTCAAGAAG
Protein-coding regions in this window:
- a CDS encoding 2-oxoacid:ferredoxin oxidoreductase subunit beta, translated to MTSTATARPVEEVHQFTPNDYKSDLTPIWCPGCGDFGVLSAMYRALTNIGRPPHEIAFVSGIGCSSRIPGYTTAYGFNTVHGRALPIAQGIKLANPELLVLVAGGDGDGFSIGGGHVPHSIRRNMDLTYIVMDNQIYGLTKGQLSPTSRRGLKTVTSTYGSMEEPVNPLLYVLAYGAGFVAQGTPADMPGLATMIEEGIRFPGFAFINVQSPCVTYGEPEAQLKVHKKVMKKLEAMGHDPADRLRAMGLAQDYGKELYTGVFYRNPNPGPTYESLAHERRQQLSPVARPKEQILEMFIPE
- a CDS encoding 2-oxoacid:acceptor oxidoreductase subunit alpha, whose amino-acid sequence is MHNDLIIGMAGSGGDGIVSAGESLMTAAALEGYHAIMTKSFGSQIRGGESSCRVRLSTGEVLNPGGTLDVAIALNWEDFLKFGGELPVGGRTVVIYESKTGVAPEDIPLIGVKPAEVIAVPIGDIAKQTAGTDKAKNTVVLGLLAGWFGIARESILAGMRKKFGKKSAELVEANERAFAAGITYAEAHPLQNPQSMAPPQNGRAQMLTDGNDICAAAAIYAGCEFFGGYPITPSTEIMQFLNREIWKYGGTVMQAEDEIAGVGAAVGASFAGKKAMTATSGPGMSLKTEMLGLASIAELPLVCVNVQRGGPSTGLPTKSEQSDLFQAVFSAHGDVIRPVLAPVSVGDMFRITVEAFNIAEQYQTPVIVLSDQEIGQRKETVNLIDTSGFQRVDRRRPTPAELKDYVRFRFTESGISPISRPGMAGGNYLASGIEHNERGAPTASGEVHARMNDKRLKKLNPLKTRYDLFILDGDADAPLGLISWGSIAGVAIEALRLARAEGLQVRLLVPKLVYPVAEEIYQDFFATVKAGLIVEQSQQGQLHKIIRMYVDVPSGVKSFAKSGANPIIADEILERLRKMALKLQRMQVPESQPQE